One window of Leifsonia sp. AK011 genomic DNA carries:
- a CDS encoding ComEC/Rec2 family competence protein, which translates to MAEVRVVDLRLAVPVALGWVTTVILVGVPEAQVVAVPVLWAFAAGAVALTLRFRVLGVVALALVIAALCATAVALQAPSRAPAVLVEASASGGRVPVVVRATSVITPDARSWQGVVVSANDAPMDVPVIIFGGAPDRRTDIGTTLTATVRLEATDAGDHSAFILFPDDAAEAIRDPPWYLEWANHLRRGFLAAASSLPGQGGDLLAGLAIGDTTAVDQSLGAAMKASSLTHLTAVSGANCAIVIGLVLLAGAAIGLPRGARVAISLLVLVGFVILVTPEPSVLRAAMMAAIVLVLLALGRPVRGLPVLSLAVFALLLVDPWLSRTYGFALSVLATAGLLLLASPLAERLAAWMPRPIAFGIAVPTAAQLACQPVIVLLDPTLPTYGVVANILAAPAAPLATVVGLAACLILPVVPPVGAALCSLAWVPAAWIAAVAGFFAGMPGARLPWIGGPVGVGALIAVSGGVVLLILARGTTRRVTALVLALGMVAYGSSVVTTRVVELLGRPAGWQVAACDIGQGDAVLFRSGAETALVDTGPDPARLGACLDDLGVERLDLLVLTHFDHDHVGGADRVIGKVDRVLVGPSGEPSDDELVQRFEAAGARIDHASRGLTGLLGSWRWTVLWPPGGSGRAVEPGNPASIVTSFEPVGDCPAGCLSALMLGDLGEDSQRRLVPLGSLPHPDIVGVAHHGSADQYPETYSRLGATIGVIGVGADNGYGHPTSEALGMLAAAGTTVVRTDTAGLILIAPGPDGRGVEVWTAKSPEDAAPPGDDGTQR; encoded by the coding sequence ATGGCCGAAGTCCGCGTCGTCGACCTACGGCTGGCGGTTCCCGTCGCCCTGGGATGGGTCACGACGGTCATCCTCGTCGGTGTTCCCGAGGCGCAGGTTGTGGCGGTACCGGTGCTGTGGGCGTTCGCCGCGGGAGCGGTCGCACTCACTCTCCGATTCCGTGTGCTGGGGGTGGTGGCTCTCGCGCTCGTCATCGCGGCGCTCTGCGCCACCGCGGTCGCGCTCCAGGCGCCGTCTCGAGCGCCGGCTGTGCTGGTCGAGGCCTCGGCGTCGGGTGGGAGAGTTCCGGTCGTCGTGCGGGCGACCAGCGTCATCACCCCCGATGCGCGGTCGTGGCAGGGCGTCGTGGTGTCGGCGAACGACGCCCCGATGGACGTCCCGGTCATCATCTTCGGCGGAGCTCCCGACCGCCGAACGGACATCGGCACGACGCTCACAGCCACGGTTCGGCTCGAGGCCACCGATGCGGGGGACCACAGCGCCTTCATCCTGTTCCCGGATGACGCGGCCGAGGCCATCCGCGACCCGCCCTGGTACCTGGAGTGGGCCAACCACCTCAGGCGCGGGTTCCTCGCGGCTGCGAGCAGCCTCCCCGGCCAGGGCGGCGACCTCCTCGCCGGTCTCGCCATCGGGGACACGACTGCTGTCGACCAGAGCCTGGGCGCCGCCATGAAGGCGAGTTCACTCACCCACCTCACGGCCGTCTCCGGCGCCAACTGCGCTATCGTCATCGGCCTCGTGCTCCTCGCGGGGGCCGCCATCGGCCTGCCTCGAGGAGCGCGAGTCGCGATCTCGCTCCTCGTGCTCGTGGGCTTCGTCATTCTCGTGACGCCCGAGCCGAGCGTGCTCCGGGCGGCGATGATGGCGGCGATCGTGCTGGTGCTGTTGGCGCTGGGGCGTCCAGTGCGGGGGCTCCCGGTGCTCTCGCTCGCCGTCTTCGCCCTGCTGCTCGTCGATCCTTGGCTGTCCCGCACCTACGGCTTCGCTCTCTCCGTGCTCGCGACCGCCGGGCTCCTGCTGCTCGCCTCACCCCTCGCGGAGCGTCTGGCCGCATGGATGCCGCGTCCCATCGCCTTCGGCATAGCCGTACCGACGGCGGCCCAACTCGCGTGCCAGCCGGTGATCGTCCTGCTGGACCCGACGCTCCCGACCTACGGCGTCGTGGCGAACATCCTCGCTGCCCCCGCCGCGCCTCTCGCCACGGTGGTGGGGCTGGCCGCGTGCCTGATACTCCCGGTGGTGCCGCCGGTCGGAGCCGCGCTCTGTTCTCTCGCGTGGGTCCCCGCCGCCTGGATCGCGGCGGTTGCCGGGTTCTTCGCCGGGATGCCAGGGGCCCGACTGCCGTGGATCGGCGGTCCGGTCGGTGTCGGTGCACTCATCGCGGTGAGTGGGGGAGTCGTGCTTCTCATACTCGCCCGGGGCACGACGCGACGAGTCACGGCCTTGGTACTTGCCCTCGGCATGGTCGCCTACGGCTCGAGTGTCGTCACGACGCGCGTGGTGGAGCTTCTGGGTCGTCCGGCAGGCTGGCAGGTCGCCGCGTGCGACATCGGCCAGGGCGATGCCGTGCTCTTTCGGAGCGGAGCCGAGACAGCTCTCGTCGACACCGGGCCCGACCCCGCGCGCCTCGGGGCGTGCCTCGACGATCTCGGGGTGGAACGCCTGGATCTTCTGGTTCTCACCCACTTCGATCACGATCACGTTGGGGGAGCGGATCGGGTCATCGGGAAGGTCGATCGCGTGCTCGTGGGGCCGAGTGGCGAACCGTCCGATGACGAACTCGTGCAGCGGTTCGAGGCTGCGGGAGCTCGTATCGATCACGCAAGCAGGGGACTCACAGGTCTTCTCGGCTCGTGGCGTTGGACCGTTCTGTGGCCTCCTGGCGGTTCGGGGAGGGCCGTCGAGCCCGGCAACCCTGCGAGCATCGTGACCAGTTTCGAGCCGGTGGGCGACTGCCCAGCGGGCTGTCTGAGCGCACTCATGCTGGGCGACCTCGGGGAGGACTCGCAGCGCAGGCTGGTGCCACTGGGGAGCCTGCCGCATCCGGACATCGTCGGGGTCGCCCACCATGGCTCGGCAGACCAGTACCCCGAGACCTACAGCAGGCTGGGGGCGACGATCGGTGTGATTGGCGTCGGTGCGGACAACGGGTACGGGCATCCGACCTCCGAAGCTCTGGGGATGCTCGCGGCCGCCGGAACCACGGTCGTGCGAACCGACACCGCTGGCCTCATCCTGATTGCTCCGGGCCCGGACGGCAGGGGTGTGGAGGTCTGGACCGCGAAGAGCCCAGAGGATGCCGCGCCCCCGGGCGATGACGGCACCCAGCGGTAG
- a CDS encoding ComEA family DNA-binding protein, giving the protein MADLPTERQRPLPTERRARLRIGAGAVVVLLLVGLGCAVLVSALLPRTSASTIVEPVETGSVVQSRATILVHVLGAVVSPGLYELREGDRVVDAIALADGLADDADDAGINLARPLSDGEQLVVPVVGAAPPVGQPVGDGRVNLNTADAAALDTLPRVGPALAERIIAWREANGGFSSVDDLLEVSGIGDATLEGLRDLVTV; this is encoded by the coding sequence GTGGCTGACCTCCCCACTGAGCGCCAACGGCCGCTACCCACGGAACGACGAGCACGCCTGCGTATTGGGGCGGGTGCGGTGGTCGTGCTCCTCCTCGTGGGTCTCGGCTGCGCCGTGTTGGTTTCTGCGTTACTGCCGCGCACGAGTGCGAGCACGATTGTCGAGCCCGTGGAGACCGGGTCCGTTGTCCAGTCCCGGGCGACGATCCTCGTGCACGTGCTCGGGGCTGTCGTCTCGCCGGGGCTCTACGAGCTTCGTGAGGGGGATCGGGTCGTCGATGCCATTGCCCTTGCCGACGGACTCGCCGACGATGCCGACGACGCGGGCATCAACCTCGCGCGTCCGCTCTCCGACGGCGAGCAGCTCGTGGTCCCCGTCGTCGGAGCGGCACCGCCGGTGGGTCAGCCCGTGGGGGATGGCCGGGTCAATCTCAACACCGCGGATGCCGCTGCGCTCGATACTCTTCCCCGCGTCGGGCCGGCGCTGGCCGAACGCATCATCGCCTGGCGGGAGGCCAACGGTGGCTTTAGCTCGGTCGACGACCTGCTGGAGGTCTCGGGCATCGGTGATGCGACACTCGAGGGTCTTCGCGACCTGGTGACGGTGTGA
- the holA gene encoding DNA polymerase III subunit delta, which translates to MTAPSGRLDVVAAAKTVIPVLQWHQVRPAPVILITGPETFLADRAGRALRDLLKAEDPSLEVSDVGADSYQPGELMTLASPSLFGEPRLIRVSNVEKSTDAFLSETLAYLEHPADDTYLVLRHGGGVRGKKLLDALRGGLGGGIEIACAELKKDTDKQDFVSAEFAAAGRRITGSGIRALVSAFQDDLAELAAACQQLLSDSSDEITEVTVERYYSGRVETNAFKVADAAIAGREGEALVLLRHAVATGADAVPMVAAFAAKIRTMAKVSGTRGGGAPLAQKLGMAPWQLDRARRDLQGWTDEGLAHTIEVIADTDEQVKGLGRDPVYALERMIAVIARRGDL; encoded by the coding sequence ATGACGGCACCCAGCGGTAGGCTCGACGTCGTGGCAGCCGCGAAGACCGTGATCCCCGTGCTCCAGTGGCACCAGGTGCGTCCGGCACCCGTCATCCTCATCACAGGTCCGGAGACATTCCTCGCCGACCGCGCGGGCCGCGCACTCCGTGACCTGCTCAAGGCCGAGGACCCGAGTCTCGAGGTCAGCGACGTCGGCGCCGACAGCTACCAGCCCGGCGAGCTCATGACCCTCGCGAGCCCCTCGCTGTTCGGCGAGCCCCGCCTCATCCGGGTGAGCAACGTCGAGAAGAGCACCGACGCCTTCCTCAGTGAGACCCTTGCCTACCTTGAGCACCCCGCGGATGACACCTACCTTGTGCTGCGGCACGGTGGCGGCGTCCGCGGCAAGAAGCTCCTCGACGCGCTCCGTGGCGGCCTGGGTGGCGGCATCGAGATCGCCTGCGCGGAGCTCAAGAAGGACACCGACAAGCAGGACTTCGTCTCGGCCGAGTTCGCAGCGGCCGGCCGCCGGATCACCGGATCTGGCATCCGCGCGCTCGTCTCCGCCTTCCAGGACGACCTCGCCGAGCTTGCCGCCGCGTGCCAGCAACTGCTGTCCGACTCCAGCGACGAGATCACCGAGGTCACCGTCGAGCGCTACTACTCGGGCCGCGTCGAGACGAACGCGTTCAAGGTGGCGGATGCCGCGATCGCCGGCCGGGAGGGCGAGGCGCTGGTGCTCCTGCGCCATGCGGTAGCGACCGGAGCCGACGCGGTGCCCATGGTCGCAGCATTTGCCGCCAAGATCCGCACGATGGCGAAGGTGTCCGGCACTCGTGGTGGGGGCGCGCCACTGGCGCAGAAGCTCGGCATGGCGCCATGGCAGCTCGACCGCGCGCGGCGCGACCTCCAGGGCTGGACCGACGAGGGGCTTGCCCACACGATCGAGGTCATCGCCGACACCGACGAGCAGGTCAAGGGCCTCGGTCGCGACCCGGTATACGCCCTGGAACGCATGATCGCCGTCATCGCGCGGCGCGGAGATCTATAA
- a CDS encoding aminotransferase class IV — protein sequence MSVDSIYRWRGDGGLEALEYCDMTQTRMEVADSWLVSEGRALGLELHRERFIESIPAGALGDLDVNAFWDAAIELIPREGDWFPRVELHSRDGGPRLVFRLRSSPERRRSAVLATWTGRDPRTAPSIKGPDLEAMLRIRTSVQSVGADEAVILTPDGYVVEGAYSGLLWWRGEILCAPPLEFERVNSVTARTVLTLASAIGIDTLEEAVTPAELDGTELWAVSALHGIRIATSWVNGPELAELPGRLAAWRTRLVALRSPI from the coding sequence ATGAGTGTGGACTCGATCTACCGGTGGCGGGGTGACGGCGGGCTCGAAGCCCTCGAGTACTGCGACATGACTCAGACCCGCATGGAGGTCGCCGATTCGTGGCTCGTGAGCGAAGGCAGGGCCCTGGGCCTCGAACTCCATCGCGAGCGGTTCATCGAGAGCATTCCGGCCGGCGCGCTCGGCGATCTGGACGTCAACGCCTTCTGGGATGCCGCGATCGAACTCATTCCCCGCGAGGGTGACTGGTTCCCCCGGGTCGAACTGCACTCGCGCGACGGCGGCCCCCGGCTCGTGTTCCGGCTGCGAAGCTCGCCCGAGAGGCGTCGCTCGGCGGTGCTGGCCACGTGGACCGGCAGGGATCCGCGCACCGCGCCATCGATCAAGGGCCCGGACCTCGAGGCGATGCTGAGGATCCGCACCTCCGTTCAATCGGTCGGCGCTGACGAGGCAGTGATCCTCACGCCCGATGGCTACGTTGTCGAGGGCGCGTACAGCGGCCTGCTGTGGTGGCGAGGGGAGATCCTGTGCGCTCCTCCCCTCGAGTTCGAGCGGGTGAACAGCGTCACCGCGCGCACGGTTCTCACGCTCGCCTCGGCAATCGGCATCGACACCCTCGAGGAGGCCGTGACTCCGGCTGAGCTCGACGGCACGGAGCTGTGGGCGGTGTCGGCTCTCCACGGGATCCGGATCGCGACATCCTGGGTGAATGGACCCGAGCTCGCTGAGCTGCCCGGCCGCCTCGCCGCCTGGCGCACGCGTCTGGTCGCGCTCAGGAGCCCCATCTAG
- a CDS encoding alpha/beta fold hydrolase, protein MSRSVVLVHGLRTSATMWRRQGELLSQRGYEVVTVDLPGHGSRMDERFTLERAIAAIDEAVARAAHPVFLCGFSLGGYLSIHYLGAAHRERIVGLLAASCGTRPYRVVLDAWRAAARIIHTFPDRGRGLNDWAVRLAVRDPQLADDVLRGGVALEVMDDALRELRELDPVRSLRGIAQPIWLVNGTLDHFRLEERRYAAAAPNAHLVHVRGATHMVSLTRPDEFERVLLDALDSTGA, encoded by the coding sequence ATGTCCCGCTCAGTGGTGCTCGTGCACGGCCTGCGCACGTCGGCGACCATGTGGCGCCGGCAGGGGGAACTGCTGTCGCAACGCGGGTACGAGGTCGTCACCGTCGACCTGCCGGGCCACGGGTCGCGGATGGACGAGCGCTTCACGCTCGAGCGCGCGATCGCGGCGATCGATGAGGCTGTGGCTCGCGCAGCACACCCCGTGTTCCTCTGCGGGTTCTCGCTCGGCGGGTACCTGTCGATCCACTATCTGGGTGCGGCTCATCGCGAACGGATCGTCGGGCTGCTGGCCGCGAGTTGCGGCACACGGCCCTACCGCGTGGTGCTCGACGCGTGGCGGGCGGCGGCTCGTATCATCCACACGTTCCCCGACCGCGGACGCGGCCTCAACGACTGGGCGGTACGGCTGGCGGTGCGCGACCCGCAACTGGCCGACGACGTGCTTCGCGGCGGGGTTGCCCTCGAGGTGATGGATGACGCGCTCCGCGAGTTGCGCGAGCTGGACCCCGTGCGATCACTCCGTGGCATCGCGCAGCCGATCTGGCTCGTGAACGGAACGCTCGACCACTTCCGCCTCGAGGAGCGGCGGTATGCTGCTGCAGCGCCGAACGCGCACCTCGTGCACGTTCGCGGGGCGACTCACATGGTCAGCCTCACGCGACCCGATGAGTTTGAGCGCGTCCTCCTCGATGCGCTCGACTCGACCGGCGCTTGA
- the leuS gene encoding leucine--tRNA ligase: protein MTQHDDAPEYDFAAIQAKWQPIWDELKPFATGDPADNRPRKYVLDMFPYPSGDLHMGHAEAYALGDVIARYWRQQGFNVLHPIGWDSFGLPAENAAIKRGIDPREWTYANIDQQKSSMKRYAASFDWDRVLATSDPEYYKWNQWLFLKLYEKGLAYRKASWVNWCPNDQTVLANEQVINGHCERCDFLVEKKQLTQWYFKITDYADRLLDDLNQLEGSWPAKVITMQRNWIGRSIGADVDFEIEGTDRKVTVFTTRPDTLFGATFMVVAPDSDLAAELAAGSTPDVRQAFADYLTKVQKSTEIERQDATREKTGIPLGRFAINPVNGERIPVWTADYVLADYGHGAVMAVPAHDQRDLDFALKFGLPVKMVVDTLAPVTGAIPVITEEMLAEEPPTIDPAVTGVALSGEGRMINSGPLDGLSKSNAIKRVIELLEKAGTGRAAKTYRLRDWLISRQRYWGTPIPIIHGADGELIPVPEDQLPITLPPTEGLDLQPKGQSPLGAAHDWVTVPDPRDGSPARRDPDTMDTFVDSSWYFLRFLDPNDDTKAFDPKEAEKWAPVDQYVGGVTHAILHLLYARFITKVLFDLGYVSFTEPFSALLNQGLVLMDGSAMSKSRGNLVRLSDQLDEHGVDAVRLTMAFAGPPEDDIDWADVSPAAASKFLARAWRLSGDVTSDPGVVWKTGDVALRRQTHRLLHDGPGLIESFKFNVLVARIMELVNATRKAIDSGPGAADAAVREATEVITVALSLFAPYVAEEMWERLGKEPTVALAGWRKADPTLLIEETVTAIIQVDGKVRDKAEVSARVTREELEAIADASPNVKRAIGDREIVNVIVRPPRLVNIATRAK, encoded by the coding sequence TTGACCCAGCACGACGACGCCCCCGAGTACGACTTCGCCGCCATCCAGGCCAAGTGGCAGCCCATCTGGGATGAGCTGAAGCCCTTCGCCACGGGCGACCCCGCAGACAACCGGCCCCGCAAGTACGTGCTCGACATGTTCCCGTACCCCTCAGGCGACCTGCACATGGGTCATGCGGAGGCGTACGCGCTCGGCGACGTCATCGCGCGCTACTGGCGGCAGCAGGGCTTCAACGTGCTCCACCCGATCGGTTGGGACTCCTTCGGTCTGCCCGCCGAGAACGCCGCCATCAAGCGCGGCATCGACCCGCGCGAGTGGACGTACGCGAACATCGACCAGCAGAAGTCGAGCATGAAGCGGTACGCGGCATCCTTCGACTGGGATCGTGTGCTCGCCACGAGCGACCCCGAGTACTACAAGTGGAACCAGTGGCTGTTCCTGAAGCTCTACGAGAAGGGCCTGGCCTACCGCAAGGCGAGCTGGGTCAACTGGTGCCCCAATGACCAGACCGTGCTCGCCAACGAGCAGGTCATCAACGGGCACTGCGAGCGATGCGACTTCCTCGTCGAGAAGAAGCAGCTGACGCAGTGGTACTTCAAGATCACCGACTACGCGGACCGCCTGCTCGACGACCTGAACCAGCTCGAGGGATCGTGGCCGGCGAAGGTCATCACGATGCAGCGCAACTGGATCGGCCGCTCCATCGGTGCCGACGTCGACTTCGAGATCGAGGGCACGGACCGCAAGGTCACCGTGTTCACGACGCGCCCCGACACGCTGTTCGGCGCGACCTTCATGGTCGTCGCGCCCGATTCCGACCTCGCCGCGGAGCTCGCGGCCGGGTCAACGCCCGACGTGCGGCAGGCCTTCGCGGACTACCTCACGAAGGTGCAGAAGAGCACCGAGATCGAGCGTCAGGATGCCACGCGCGAGAAGACCGGCATCCCGCTGGGCCGTTTCGCCATCAACCCCGTCAACGGTGAGCGCATCCCGGTGTGGACCGCGGACTACGTGCTGGCCGACTATGGTCACGGGGCAGTCATGGCCGTGCCAGCGCACGACCAGCGCGACCTCGACTTCGCCCTGAAGTTCGGTCTGCCCGTCAAGATGGTTGTCGACACGCTCGCGCCCGTCACGGGTGCCATCCCCGTCATCACCGAGGAGATGCTGGCCGAGGAGCCGCCGACGATCGACCCGGCAGTCACGGGCGTTGCGCTCAGTGGCGAGGGCCGCATGATCAACTCCGGGCCGCTGGACGGCCTCAGCAAGAGCAACGCGATCAAGCGCGTCATCGAGCTGCTCGAGAAGGCAGGAACGGGCCGCGCGGCCAAGACCTACCGCCTGCGCGACTGGCTGATCAGCCGCCAGCGCTACTGGGGCACCCCGATCCCGATCATCCATGGTGCCGACGGCGAGCTCATCCCCGTGCCCGAGGACCAGCTGCCCATAACACTGCCCCCGACCGAGGGTCTCGACCTCCAGCCGAAGGGCCAGTCGCCGCTCGGTGCCGCCCACGACTGGGTGACCGTGCCCGACCCGCGGGATGGCAGCCCGGCGCGCCGCGACCCAGACACGATGGACACGTTCGTGGACTCGTCGTGGTACTTCCTGCGCTTCCTCGACCCGAACGACGACACCAAGGCGTTCGACCCGAAGGAGGCCGAGAAGTGGGCCCCCGTCGACCAGTACGTCGGTGGCGTTACCCACGCGATCCTTCACCTGCTGTACGCGCGCTTCATCACCAAGGTGCTGTTCGACCTCGGCTACGTGAGCTTCACGGAGCCGTTCAGTGCACTGCTCAACCAGGGCCTGGTGCTCATGGACGGCTCGGCGATGTCGAAGAGCCGCGGCAACCTCGTGCGCCTCTCCGACCAGCTCGACGAGCACGGTGTCGATGCTGTGCGCCTCACGATGGCCTTCGCCGGCCCGCCCGAGGATGACATCGACTGGGCGGATGTCTCGCCCGCTGCTGCCTCCAAGTTCCTGGCGCGCGCGTGGCGTCTCTCCGGAGACGTGACGAGTGACCCGGGAGTCGTGTGGAAGACCGGGGATGTCGCGCTCCGCCGCCAGACGCACCGGCTCCTGCATGATGGACCGGGGCTCATCGAGAGTTTCAAGTTCAACGTGCTCGTTGCGCGCATCATGGAGCTCGTCAACGCCACCCGCAAGGCCATCGATAGTGGCCCCGGCGCTGCCGATGCCGCCGTGCGTGAGGCCACCGAGGTCATCACGGTCGCCCTGAGCCTCTTCGCGCCGTACGTGGCGGAGGAGATGTGGGAGCGCCTCGGCAAGGAGCCCACGGTGGCGCTGGCTGGCTGGCGCAAGGCCGACCCGACCCTCCTCATCGAGGAGACGGTGACCGCGATCATCCAGGTCGACGGCAAGGTGCGCGACAAGGCCGAGGTGAGTGCTCGCGTGACCCGCGAGGAGCTGGAGGCTATCGCCGACGCATCCCCGAATGTGAAGCGCGCGATCGGCGATCGCGAGATCGTCAACGTGATCGTCCGGCCGCCTCGTCTCGTCAACATCGCGACCCGCGCCAAGTAG
- a CDS encoding DedA family protein, which yields MNSALLWVLDLVQSVNPVLRTILAGVGIMLETSVLIGLVVPGDTIVLVASTAVDGWVEYWALVVAVILGALVGESVGFALGRFFGPRIRASRLGRRIGEANWARAARYVDRRGGVAVFVSRFLPVLHSVVPLTVGMSTMTYRRFLKWTVPATVIWTLAYVSAGAFAAGSFRDLLDRLHYAGYIFVGIIAAFLVVVFVVKRLLERSAERDTEA from the coding sequence TTGAACTCGGCCCTGCTGTGGGTGCTCGACCTCGTGCAGTCAGTCAATCCGGTGCTGAGGACCATTCTCGCGGGAGTCGGCATCATGCTCGAGACCTCCGTGCTCATCGGGCTCGTCGTTCCCGGGGACACGATCGTGCTCGTCGCGTCGACAGCCGTCGATGGGTGGGTCGAGTACTGGGCGTTGGTCGTCGCCGTGATCCTCGGGGCCCTCGTCGGAGAGAGCGTGGGCTTCGCGCTCGGTCGATTCTTCGGGCCGCGCATCCGGGCATCGCGCCTCGGTCGCCGCATCGGCGAGGCGAACTGGGCTCGAGCCGCACGCTACGTCGACCGGCGCGGAGGGGTGGCGGTCTTCGTCTCGCGCTTCCTGCCCGTGCTGCACTCCGTCGTGCCCCTCACCGTGGGTATGAGCACCATGACCTACCGCAGGTTCCTGAAGTGGACCGTTCCCGCGACGGTGATCTGGACACTCGCCTACGTCTCCGCCGGGGCTTTCGCCGCGGGGAGCTTCCGCGACCTGCTCGACCGGCTGCACTACGCGGGCTACATCTTCGTGGGCATCATCGCGGCGTTCCTGGTTGTGGTCTTCGTCGTCAAGCGCCTGCTCGAGCGCAGTGCCGAGCGGGACACGGAGGCCTGA
- a CDS encoding anthranilate synthase component I family protein — protein sequence MRQRLTSVDLGRWVDPAEAWAALCEGAEAAFWLDSGPSATTGMSYLGVASAVTTDFDGPVLDWLRDQRRDVDTSAASHGFRLGWVGWLGYELRSETMSTPRTRQSRYPDAAWLRIDRCLAFDHAARTVSVYALEGAESYRLGVLEALASASKLPEPQHPEATTGVRWAYDDETYLDMIRACQAAIREGDAYQLCLTTEARVEGERHPFETYRALRELSPTHHGALIVAGGVALLSASPEQFLSVTPEGVVTTSPIKGTRPRGATAEADDELRFELEASQKERAENLMIVDLMRNDLARVCEIGSVDVTSLLSVESYAQVHQLVSTVRGHLREGLTAIDAIEACFPAGSMTGAPKRSATLILDGLERRARGIYAGAFGYLGLDGALDLAMVIRSIVIDEHGSTVGTGGGITALSVPEEELAEAKLKARVLLQVLGAQP from the coding sequence ATGCGCCAGCGCCTCACCTCGGTCGATCTGGGGCGGTGGGTTGATCCCGCCGAGGCATGGGCTGCGCTGTGCGAGGGTGCAGAGGCGGCGTTCTGGCTGGACAGCGGGCCGTCGGCCACGACCGGCATGAGTTATCTCGGAGTCGCGTCGGCCGTGACCACGGACTTCGACGGACCCGTGCTCGACTGGCTGCGCGACCAGCGGCGCGATGTCGACACGTCGGCAGCCTCCCACGGATTTCGCCTCGGTTGGGTCGGATGGCTCGGCTACGAGTTGCGCTCCGAGACGATGTCCACGCCCCGAACTCGACAGTCGCGGTATCCGGACGCAGCGTGGCTCCGCATCGATCGGTGCCTCGCGTTCGATCACGCCGCCCGCACCGTCTCCGTCTACGCCCTCGAGGGTGCGGAGAGTTACCGCCTTGGCGTACTCGAGGCCCTGGCATCCGCCAGCAAGCTGCCTGAGCCGCAGCATCCCGAGGCGACCACGGGCGTGCGCTGGGCCTACGACGACGAGACGTACCTCGACATGATCCGGGCGTGCCAGGCGGCGATCCGGGAGGGCGACGCGTACCAGTTGTGCCTCACGACCGAGGCGCGTGTCGAAGGAGAACGCCACCCGTTCGAGACCTACCGCGCTCTGCGCGAGCTGAGCCCGACCCACCACGGCGCACTCATCGTCGCCGGGGGAGTGGCGCTGCTCAGCGCATCCCCCGAGCAGTTCCTCTCGGTCACGCCGGAGGGGGTCGTCACGACGAGTCCCATCAAGGGCACGCGGCCCCGCGGCGCCACTGCCGAGGCCGACGACGAGCTGCGATTCGAGCTCGAGGCGAGCCAGAAGGAGCGCGCCGAGAACCTCATGATCGTCGACCTCATGCGCAATGACCTGGCTCGTGTGTGCGAGATCGGATCGGTGGATGTCACGAGCCTCCTGTCGGTCGAGAGCTACGCGCAGGTCCACCAGCTGGTCAGCACAGTGCGAGGCCACCTCCGGGAGGGACTGACCGCCATCGATGCCATCGAGGCGTGCTTCCCGGCCGGCTCGATGACAGGCGCGCCCAAACGGTCGGCGACGCTCATCCTCGACGGCCTGGAGCGGCGCGCGAGGGGCATCTACGCCGGCGCGTTCGGTTACCTCGGCCTCGACGGGGCGCTCGACCTCGCGATGGTCATCCGCTCGATCGTCATCGACGAGCACGGTTCAACGGTGGGAACAGGCGGGGGCATCACAGCGTTATCAGTACCAGAGGAGGAACTCGCCGAGGCGAAGCTCAAGGCGCGGGTACTCCTGCAGGTTTTGGGAGCGCAGCCCTGA
- the rpsT gene encoding 30S ribosomal protein S20, which yields MANIKSQIKRNGTNKKAQERNKAVKSGVKSAVRATREAIAAGDKDAAIASLALASKKLDKAASKGVIHKNQAANRKSAIASQVSAL from the coding sequence GTGGCAAACATCAAGTCGCAGATCAAGCGCAATGGCACCAACAAGAAGGCGCAGGAGCGCAACAAGGCCGTCAAGAGCGGTGTGAAGAGCGCCGTTCGCGCCACCCGTGAGGCCATCGCCGCCGGTGACAAGGACGCAGCGATCGCGAGCCTCGCGCTCGCCTCGAAGAAGCTCGACAAGGCCGCCAGCAAGGGCGTCATTCACAAGAACCAGGCAGCGAACCGCAAGTCGGCCATCGCCAGCCAGGTCTCCGCGCTCTAA